tggctcggcttgtggcattgaaggtgagggagtcccttttataaaataagggttcgctcctcaatacatgaatgataggctagagttgatgctctttaatgatggtgagggagttccttttataaaataagggatcgctcctcagtacatgaataatgggttaggagtgatgctcgcggcaatgcggttgctcagctggcggcgatgctgtctaatgaaggtgaaagagtcacttttatagaataatggctcgctcctcaatacataagtgatgggtgctttctaatgaaagtgagggagtctcttttatagaataagggattactcctcagtacataaataatgggctagagttgatgctctctaatgatggtgagggattcccttttatagaataagggctcttcacttattacataaataataggctaaatcccccaagtatttttcatgaggcccagttgaggcccaatatagagtacataatgtagtcccctaagtcttcggtcaatagagtctgttggctggagacttcaaattgaatccatgtatgggccgaagtggtggttgttcggaggcggtatttctataccttgcactgaagctttgtaggtgaagttttgcaagtgaagcttttgaagctaaagctctgtaaatgaagcttttgaagctaaaactctgtaaatgaagctttcgaagctggagcttttgtaaatgaagcttttgaagctagagctctgtaaatgaagcttttgaagctagagcttttgtaaatgaagcttttgaagctagagctctgtaaatgaagcttttgaagctaattggcgtgagtgatgctcatggatgtttatgttgattgacatgagtgatgctcatggatgttgacatgagtgatgctcatgaatgttgacatgagtgatgctcatgaatgttgacatgagtgatgctcatgaatgttgacataaatgatggtcatgaatgtttatgtatgattgtcatgagtgatgctcatgaatgtttatgtatgaatgacataagtgatgctcatgtataattttggagtactgggcatattttttatcacctagtgggtgataataacggcaggctgccgaataattttggagtactggacgtacttttgatcacatggttggtggtaatagcagtaggctgccgaataaatttggaagtactgggcgtacttttgagcacctggttggtgataatagaggcggggtgccgaataatgttttgtagtactggacgtacttttgatcacctggttggtgctattttgggcttatgggtcttcgctctccacacaacattgcagcccattattttgggctttgccttttttttttttttttttaccttctgATGAGGTTATacatggggttatacagatatctccgaaatataagaagaataaattacatcattcaaaaataaataaagcagtCGTTGGTgcattgcttttgcttttgtttttattttctgctttgcttttgcttttgctttcttcttttgctttcttttttccctttctttgcGCTTCTCCGAAAACTAAACCAAGGATGCTTTGTGAGCCTGTGGAATAGCAAAAGCagatttgcttttgttttgctttgcttttacttttttttttctgcttttgCATGTGGGTGGTCGACAGCGCGCCCTCCTCCTCATCAGTACCTCCAACACCAACTTAGCATCTTATATACTTTGGAGAACCATCAGAGTAttcagtggtggtggtggggttgTTCTGTGTCTATGTGCCTCAAATCCCCTTTAACGACAGAATCTGGGTGCCCGAACCTGAAGATTTTTGTCCGCTATAATTGTTTTTGGGTGAACCGAAACAGATACGACTAGGCACCTCATCCACGAGAACAGATACCCCCACCACCTTCGTGAATGGCTTCCTCCCACATTCCTCTGGCGATAAACTCGTCGACAACGCGCTTCTTGAAAAAGTGATAGAGTTGCCATGACTGAGCACACTGGTGAGGAATTGCTGCCTAGCCCAGTTTGGCGGAACACACTGGTCATCCCAGTCAATTCTCATTCTCGATGTCCTGGTAGTTGGGGAGCTTAATGGAGGGGTAACATGGGCACTAATAGAGCCGCCATGGATGTAGAGGTTCGGTAGTTTGGAAGAGGAGGCCGAAAATGATGCAGATGAGAGATTTTTGAGCCATGGGATAAGGGACCATTTCAAacagaaaaccctaaattcccccccaaaccctaaccctaaatttCAAATCTCCATGCCAATTTCAAACAGAAAACCTCAATTCCAGGTCCTCTTCTTGGGGCAATTTCAAATCTCCATAGTTGAGGCAATGTTGCAAACAGACTTGCAGCCATTGCAGGTCTTCTTCTTAAGGCTCTCATTGGCACCGCTAGCAGGGGATTGACCGCCTCCATTAGAATAAGCATCGGCGGCCTTGCTGTTGTCCTCCCACGCATTGAGGAAATCAAAAACCCTCTAAACGGGCCCGATGTTGCCAACTAGAGACTTGCGGGCCTCCATGAAGGTGAGCTTCCGAGAAGTTTTGACGACCCTGGATTCGGCGACGATGGTGTTACGGTAATAGTTGTAGAGGCTAAGGTTTTTCGAATGGGATCAAGAATCGAAGAACTCGGGGAGGAATTGACCTCACAGTGGTGGATGTGGTCCGGTAAGAACCAGTTAGAATAGCTGAGGAAGTGGATGACGTCGGCGTCAGAGGTGGGATGCGGTTGAGGATGGCGGGGAGCGACAGTGGTCGAAGTCTTGGGATTGGCGAGGATCGGAAGAGGAGTGGGTGGGGGTTTGGATAGGGTGTCGAAGAAGGATAGGTCTTAGGCCTTTGTTTGGGTTGAAGATCTTCGAAGGGACAAAGGTAAGAGACGGGAAAAGGTGAGGGATGAGGGTGGGTCCCAcattttcttaataatttttttaaatgattttctatatttattagtttttttgttgaaatatatttattagtatttatttaattttttttaatttagttagGTAAGGATGTGGTTCCCACACCTGCCAGCTCATAACTTAACGATCAAACTTAACTGAAAACTGACAGAGGTGTGACATTGGCAAAAATTCATAAGATGagtgacattgtcaattttaaaagataagGTATGTAAGTGTCGTGACACTAATAGTTGATGcgattttttgtaatttactcTAACATTTTTTAATTGGGCCGAACAAAAAATTGAGTCTGAGTAGTCATACCCAATTATTATCCTCGTCAATCCCCcattttctcaaaaattacaaCCTAGTAGTAGTTTGAAAAAGCAGGAGCAGCAGCGGTTTGGAACTTCAGATCGATAGAGTGAGTTTAGATGGCGGGTGGTAGCGGTGCCGCTAGGGCAAGCCGGTCACTGATGGCGGGTGGCGGTTTCTCAGAGGCGAAAGTAATAGCGGCGAAGGTGAAGACGAAAACTTCAAAGTCAGATTTGTGTAAGTTTCTCGGGATCCCAGAACGCTCTCGCTCTCCCACCGCACTCTTAATTTCTAAGTTCATTGGCCTTTACAACCACCAGGTattcaggttaggctagggctTACTAGTGATTTCATTTCGATTCCCCGTTTTTATTTATCCTATAAAATGGAATTCTCTATCGATTTATATTTTTAGGGttcatttggttttggttttttcccctatttatttttgtttgtgcGATATTCCTTTATATATCTTGCAATCATAGCATTATCATAATacaattgtttgtttgtttgtccgATTTTTAAGTGTTGTTATTTCACTTGCACCACGAGTACCAGTACCCCTAATGTATATGTTATATGGGTTTCTAAACCCTAGGCATCGATGATTTtcctttgttcttcattttcaacttTGATAATCTCCACTTCAGTCATATGCTTCCGAATGGGTGATTGAATTTGATTTTGGATGTTGACGCTGAATGGTGCAGAGTCCCGGTATAAAGGACTGTAATTGGGAGGAGAACTTGAAGACGTTATTACATGGAAAATCGAGGGTTGGGGTCGCTGAAATCACTCGATTGCTCTCCCAAGAATTCACCTATTCTCGCATTAAAAGCACTGCCACATCCGCTGCCGCCCCCACGCATCTGGCTGACCAGAAACTACAAGATTCCAATAAATCCAAGAAGACCAAAGGCAAGGCCTCCAAAAACAAGTAATAACAAGATTCTACATTGCTCGTCTATTGCAGCGTATTCCAAGTACTTTTGATTCTTCAGGTTCTACCTCTGTTTATCGATTCCCTCCCTCCTTAAACAGATTTGGCACATCCACTCAACTTTTTCCTTCACTTGGAATAAATGTCACTATGTTTTCTTAAGACAAAGAGACAATCCATGTTTAGTTTTAAGACCATGCATTTTACTTGAAAGCTCGAATTTCATGACCAATTCAACTTACTTGCATCCGTCAAAGAGTTCGTTTTTCCTTTTCTATCCCTAATTCGTCTGAATGCAATATTA
Above is a window of Malus sylvestris chromosome 15, drMalSylv7.2, whole genome shotgun sequence DNA encoding:
- the LOC126605744 gene encoding uncharacterized protein LOC126605744, whose translation is MAGGSGAARASRSLMAGGGFSEAKVIAAKVKTKTSKSDLCKFLGIPERSRSPTALLISKFIGLYNHQSPGIKDCNWEENLKTLLHGKSRVGVAEITRLLSQEFTYSRIKSTATSAAAPTHLADQKLQDSNKSKKTKGKASKNK